In Fusobacterium hwasookii, a single window of DNA contains:
- a CDS encoding YtxH domain-containing protein gives MGLIRYIEEKRLERERAIRNEKLIGTMKVLASVGAGFTLGILFAPKSGKETRKDIANATKEGLNFVSENLNNAKNYVKDKAANIKEAVAEKYDELRNETIPEKIEDFEEDVEDTADIIEEKAEVVKEKVKK, from the coding sequence ATGGGATTAATACGTTATATTGAAGAAAAACGTCTTGAAAGAGAAAGAGCAATTAGAAATGAGAAATTAATTGGAACAATGAAAGTTCTTGCAAGTGTTGGGGCAGGATTTACACTAGGTATCCTATTTGCTCCAAAATCAGGAAAAGAAACTAGAAAAGACATTGCTAATGCAACAAAAGAAGGTCTTAATTTTGTAAGTGAAAATCTTAATAATGCAAAAAATTATGTAAAAGATAAAGCTGCTAATATAAAAGAAGCTGTTGCAGAAAAATATGATGAGCTTAGAAATGAAACTATTCCAGAAAAAATTGAAGATTTTGAAGAAGATGTAGAGGATACAGCTGATATTATTGAAGAAAAAGCTGAAGTTGTAAAAGAAAAAGTAAAAAAATAG
- a CDS encoding GlsB/YeaQ/YmgE family stress response membrane protein, translated as MGIIAWIILGALSGWIASIIMDKNASMGAIANIVTGIVGAFIGGIVFNFLGAQKVTGLNLHSILVSVVGACILIWLLGLIKRK; from the coding sequence ATGGGAATAATAGCTTGGATAATACTTGGTGCACTTTCTGGATGGATAGCTAGTATAATAATGGACAAAAATGCATCAATGGGAGCAATAGCTAATATAGTAACTGGAATTGTTGGTGCTTTCATTGGTGGAATAGTTTTTAACTTTTTAGGTGCTCAAAAAGTAACTGGTTTAAATCTTCATAGTATTTTAGTTTCTGTAGTAGGAGCTTGCATTTTAATTTGGCTACTTGGACTAATTAAGAGAAAATAA